The proteins below come from a single Streptococcus porcinus genomic window:
- the secE gene encoding preprotein translocase subunit SecE, which translates to MGFISGIFTLLKDTTWPNRKQRWKDFIAVLEYTAFFTIIIFIFDHLLSKGILSIITYFN; encoded by the coding sequence ATGGGATTTATCAGTGGTATTTTTACATTATTGAAAGATACAACCTGGCCAAATAGAAAACAACGTTGGAAAGATTTTATTGCAGTACTTGAATACACTGCATTCTTTACTATTATTATTTTCATTTTTGACCACCTATTATCTAAAGGTATCTTATCAATAATTACCTATTTTAACTAA
- a CDS encoding PTS sugar transporter subunit IIA codes for MNLKQAFIENNSIRLGLSAESWQEAVELSVEPLIESGAVLEEYYQAIIDSTEEYGPYYILMPGMAMPHARPEAGVQRDAFSLITLTSPVVFPDGKEVQVLLALAATSSDIHTTVAIPQIIALFDMENSIDRLLACQSSEDVLALVEESKNSPYLEGLDLES; via the coding sequence ATGAACTTAAAACAAGCTTTTATCGAGAACAATTCTATTCGACTAGGCCTGTCAGCAGAAAGCTGGCAAGAAGCTGTTGAACTTTCAGTGGAACCTTTGATTGAAAGTGGTGCTGTTTTAGAAGAATATTATCAGGCAATTATTGATTCAACAGAAGAATACGGTCCCTATTATATTTTGATGCCAGGGATGGCCATGCCACACGCAAGACCCGAAGCAGGTGTGCAAAGAGATGCTTTCTCATTAATTACATTAACGAGTCCAGTTGTTTTCCCGGATGGTAAAGAGGTTCAGGTTCTGTTGGCTTTAGCAGCGACTAGCTCTGATATCCACACAACAGTAGCAATCCCTCAAATCATTGCACTATTTGATATGGAAAATTCAATTGATCGTCTTCTAGCCTGTCAATCTTCTGAAGATGTTTTGGCTTTAGTAGAAGAATCAAAAAACAGTCCCTACCTTGAAGGTTTGGATTTGGAATCTTAA
- the rpmG gene encoding 50S ribosomal protein L33, translating into MAQKKASLACVECGSRNYSIGVSSTPKATRLEVNKFCKHCKKYTLHKETR; encoded by the coding sequence ATGGCACAGAAAAAAGCAAGCCTAGCCTGTGTCGAATGTGGAAGCCGAAACTATTCAATTGGGGTTAGTAGCACGCCTAAAGCGACACGACTAGAAGTAAATAAATTTTGCAAGCATTGTAAAAAGTATACGTTACATAAAGAAACACGTTAG
- a CDS encoding L-ribulose-5-phosphate 3-epimerase, translating into MARPIGIYEKATPKHFSWRERLEFAKDLGFDFVEMSVDESDARLARLEWSKKERLDIVKAIYETGIRIPTICFSGHRRYPLGSNDPTIEAKSLNLMKQCIELAQDLGVRTIQLAGYDVYYEEKSPATRARFIKNLRKACDWAEEAQVMLSIEIMDDPFINSIEKYLAVEKEIDSPYLFVYPDTGNVSAWHNDLWSEFYNGHKSIAALHLKDTYAVTETCKGQFRDVPFGQGCVDWEEMFAVIKKTNYKGPFLIEMWSENCETVEETVAAIKDAQAFLYPLIEKAGLR; encoded by the coding sequence ATGGCGCGTCCTATTGGTATTTATGAAAAAGCTACGCCAAAACATTTTTCTTGGCGGGAACGCTTAGAATTTGCAAAAGATTTAGGTTTCGACTTTGTGGAAATGTCTGTGGACGAATCAGATGCTCGCCTTGCTCGTCTGGAGTGGAGCAAGAAAGAGCGTCTAGATATCGTTAAGGCTATTTATGAAACTGGGATTCGGATCCCAACAATTTGTTTCTCTGGACATAGACGTTATCCATTGGGCTCAAACGATCCTACTATTGAAGCTAAATCACTTAATCTGATGAAACAATGTATTGAATTGGCTCAGGACTTGGGTGTTCGAACCATTCAATTAGCTGGTTATGACGTTTATTACGAAGAAAAATCACCTGCAACCCGTGCTCGTTTTATCAAAAACTTAAGAAAGGCTTGTGACTGGGCAGAAGAAGCGCAAGTCATGTTATCCATTGAAATTATGGATGATCCTTTTATCAACTCTATTGAAAAATATTTGGCAGTTGAAAAGGAAATAGACTCACCTTACCTCTTTGTTTACCCAGATACAGGAAATGTTTCTGCTTGGCATAATGATCTGTGGAGTGAATTTTACAATGGTCATAAATCTATTGCTGCTCTCCATCTAAAAGATACCTATGCTGTTACAGAAACTTGTAAAGGGCAATTTCGTGATGTTCCCTTTGGTCAAGGGTGTGTTGATTGGGAAGAGATGTTTGCTGTTATCAAGAAGACTAATTACAAGGGGCCTTTCTTGATTGAAATGTGGTCAGAAAATTGTGAGACGGTTGAGGAGACAGTGGCTGCTATCAAAGATGCCCAAGCCTTCCTTTACCCACTCATTGAAAAAGCGGGATTGAGGTAA
- a CDS encoding 3-keto-L-gulonate-6-phosphate decarboxylase UlaD, producing the protein MSKHTPNLQVALDHSDLQGAIKAAVSVGHEVDVIEAGTVCLLQVGSELVEVLRSLFPEKTIVADTKCADAGGTVAKNNALRGADWMTCICCATIPTMEAALKAIKEIRGDKGEIQIELYGDWTFEQAQLWLDAGISQAIYHQSRDALLAGETWGEKDLNKVKKLIEMGFRVSVTGGLDVSTLKLFEGVDVFTFIAGRGITESEDPAAAARAFKDEIKRIWG; encoded by the coding sequence GTGTCAAAACATACCCCAAATTTACAAGTTGCTCTTGATCATTCTGATTTGCAAGGAGCTATTAAGGCCGCTGTTTCAGTTGGTCATGAAGTTGATGTTATTGAAGCGGGAACGGTTTGTTTGCTTCAAGTAGGTAGTGAGTTAGTGGAAGTTCTCCGGAGTCTTTTTCCTGAGAAAACAATCGTTGCTGATACCAAGTGTGCTGATGCAGGCGGTACGGTCGCTAAAAACAATGCTCTTCGTGGAGCAGACTGGATGACTTGTATTTGTTGTGCTACTATTCCAACTATGGAGGCAGCCCTTAAGGCCATTAAAGAAATTCGTGGCGATAAAGGTGAGATACAAATTGAATTGTATGGAGACTGGACCTTTGAACAAGCACAGTTGTGGTTGGACGCAGGGATTTCCCAAGCTATCTATCACCAATCACGCGATGCTCTTTTAGCTGGTGAAACTTGGGGTGAAAAAGACCTTAACAAGGTGAAAAAATTGATTGAAATGGGCTTCCGAGTATCAGTAACTGGAGGACTAGATGTGAGTACCTTGAAGCTCTTTGAAGGGGTTGATGTCTTTACATTTATCGCAGGTCGTGGTATAACTGAGTCAGAAGATCCTGCTGCAGCGGCGCGTGCATTCAAAGACGAAATCAAACGTATTTGGGGGTAA
- a CDS encoding PTS sugar transporter subunit IIB, translated as MVKILTACGNGMGSSMVIKMKVENALRQLGVTDIQSASCSVGEVKSLAAGYDIVVASNHLIHELDGRTKGHLVGLDNLMDDQEIKEKLSHVL; from the coding sequence ATGGTTAAAATTTTAACAGCATGTGGAAATGGTATGGGATCATCTATGGTTATCAAAATGAAAGTTGAAAATGCTTTACGTCAACTTGGTGTAACGGATATTCAATCTGCGTCTTGTTCGGTCGGTGAAGTAAAAAGTTTAGCAGCAGGTTACGACATTGTAGTTGCTTCTAATCACTTAATTCATGAATTAGATGGCCGGACTAAAGGGCATCTGGTTGGTCTTGATAATTTAATGGATGACCAAGAGATTAAAGAGAAGCTTAGTCACGTATTGTAA
- the nusG gene encoding transcription termination/antitermination protein NusG, whose amino-acid sequence MLDSFDKGWFVLQTYSGYENKVKENLLQRAQTYNMLDNILRVEIPTQTVNIEKNGQTKEVEENRFPGYVLVEMVMTDEAWFVVRNTPNVTGFVGSHGNRSKPTPLLEEEIRSILLSMGQTIDVFDTNIKEGDVVQIIDGAFMGQEGRVVEIENNKVKLTLNMFGSETIAEVELYQIAELQ is encoded by the coding sequence ATGTTAGACTCATTTGATAAAGGTTGGTTTGTGCTTCAAACTTATTCTGGTTATGAAAATAAAGTGAAAGAAAACCTCTTGCAGCGTGCTCAAACCTACAATATGTTAGACAATATTTTACGTGTTGAGATTCCTACACAAACAGTAAATATTGAAAAAAATGGTCAAACCAAAGAAGTTGAAGAAAATCGCTTCCCTGGATACGTTTTAGTAGAAATGGTTATGACGGATGAAGCTTGGTTTGTTGTTCGTAATACGCCAAATGTTACAGGATTTGTTGGTTCTCACGGGAACCGTTCAAAACCGACCCCATTACTTGAAGAAGAGATTCGTTCAATCCTGCTTTCGATGGGACAAACGATTGATGTCTTTGACACTAATATAAAAGAAGGAGATGTTGTTCAAATCATTGATGGGGCCTTTATGGGACAAGAGGGTCGAGTTGTTGAGATCGAGAACAATAAGGTTAAATTAACGCTTAATATGTTTGGTTCTGAAACCATTGCCGAAGTTGAGCTGTATCAGATTGCAGAGTTGCAATAA
- a CDS encoding PTS sugar transporter subunit IIC, with product MELFLAPLNWFSQNILQNPAFFVGLLVLIGYMLLNKPPHEVFAGFIKATVGYLILNVGAGGLVTTFRPILVALAKKFELKAAVIDPYFGLAAANAKLEGMGFISVATTALLIGFGVNILLVALRKVTKIRTLFITGHIMVQQAATISVFVLLLIPQFQNAFGAWAVGIICGLYWAVSSNMTVEATQRLTGGGGFAIGHQQQFAIWFVDKVAPFFGKKEENLDNLKLPTFLSIFHDTVVASATLMLVFFGGILAVLGPDIMSNVKLIGPGAFVPAKQAFFMYILQTSLTFSVYLFILMQGVRMFVSELTNAFQGISNKLLPGSFPAVDVAASYGFGSSNAVLSGFAFGLIGQLITITLLVVFKNPILIITGFVPVFFDNAAIAVFADKRGGWKAAVALSFISGVIQVALGAIAVGLLDLAGGYHGNIDFEFPWLAFGYIFKYLGILGYIVVCLFFLAIPQLQFAKAKDKEAYYRGEAQPK from the coding sequence ATGGAATTGTTCCTAGCTCCCCTAAATTGGTTCTCGCAAAATATTTTGCAGAATCCAGCTTTTTTTGTAGGTCTTTTGGTACTGATTGGGTACATGCTACTCAATAAACCTCCGCATGAAGTTTTTGCCGGTTTTATTAAAGCAACAGTCGGCTATTTAATTTTGAACGTTGGTGCGGGTGGTCTTGTTACTACATTTAGACCGATTTTAGTGGCTTTAGCTAAGAAATTTGAATTGAAAGCGGCAGTTATTGACCCTTATTTTGGTTTGGCAGCAGCAAATGCCAAGTTAGAAGGTATGGGGTTCATTAGCGTTGCCACTACTGCCTTGCTGATTGGGTTTGGGGTTAACATTTTATTGGTAGCTCTTCGTAAAGTGACTAAGATCCGTACTCTTTTTATTACGGGTCACATTATGGTCCAACAAGCAGCAACTATTTCTGTTTTTGTCCTTCTTTTAATCCCGCAATTTCAAAATGCTTTTGGAGCATGGGCAGTAGGTATTATTTGTGGACTTTATTGGGCAGTAAGCTCTAATATGACGGTTGAAGCTACTCAACGCTTGACTGGCGGTGGAGGTTTTGCTATTGGCCACCAACAACAATTTGCGATTTGGTTCGTGGATAAAGTGGCTCCCTTCTTTGGTAAAAAAGAAGAAAACCTTGATAATTTGAAGTTACCAACTTTTCTAAGTATTTTCCATGATACTGTTGTTGCTTCAGCTACTTTAATGTTAGTCTTCTTCGGTGGGATTCTAGCGGTACTTGGTCCAGACATCATGTCTAATGTTAAGTTAATTGGACCTGGAGCCTTTGTACCTGCTAAGCAAGCCTTCTTCATGTACATTCTACAGACATCACTTACTTTCTCAGTTTATCTTTTTATCTTGATGCAAGGGGTGCGGATGTTTGTTTCTGAGTTAACTAATGCCTTCCAAGGTATTTCTAACAAACTCTTGCCAGGATCATTCCCTGCTGTTGACGTTGCAGCTTCTTATGGTTTTGGGTCATCAAATGCAGTTCTTTCAGGATTTGCCTTTGGTCTCATTGGCCAATTGATAACCATTACATTATTAGTTGTCTTTAAAAATCCAATTCTAATCATCACAGGTTTTGTACCGGTCTTCTTTGATAACGCGGCTATTGCCGTTTTCGCAGATAAACGCGGTGGTTGGAAAGCAGCAGTTGCCTTATCCTTTATTTCTGGTGTGATTCAGGTGGCTTTAGGTGCCATTGCAGTTGGCTTACTTGATTTGGCTGGTGGTTACCACGGAAATATCGATTTCGAGTTCCCTTGGTTAGCTTTTGGTTATATCTTCAAATATTTGGGCATCCTTGGTTATATCGTCGTGTGTCTCTTCTTCTTAGCTATTCCACAATTACAATTTGCGAAAGCTAAGGACAAAGAAGCTTACTACCGAGGGGAAGCACAACCAAAATAA
- a CDS encoding L-ribulose-5-phosphate 4-epimerase translates to MKNLQEMRERVCAANKSLPEHGLVKFTWGNVSEVCRDLGCIVIKPSGVDYDLLTPENMVVTDLEGNVIEGDLNPSSDLPTHVQLYKAWPEVGGIVHTHSTEAVGWAQAGRDIPFYGTTHADYFYGPIPCARSLTLEEVNGAYEKETGTVILEEFSKRELDPMAVPGIVVRNHGPFTWGKTPEQAVYHSVVLEEVAKMNRFTEQINPHVEAAPKYIMDKHYLRKHGPNAYYGQKGDEH, encoded by the coding sequence ATGAAAAATTTACAAGAAATGCGAGAACGTGTGTGTGCAGCTAACAAGTCGCTACCAGAACATGGACTTGTCAAGTTTACTTGGGGTAATGTCTCAGAAGTCTGTCGTGACCTAGGCTGTATTGTCATTAAACCCTCTGGTGTGGATTATGACCTATTGACACCAGAAAACATGGTCGTCACCGACCTTGAGGGAAATGTTATTGAGGGGGACTTAAATCCCTCATCAGACTTACCAACGCATGTACAACTTTATAAAGCGTGGCCTGAGGTTGGTGGTATTGTCCATACCCATTCTACAGAAGCAGTTGGTTGGGCTCAGGCAGGTCGTGATATTCCCTTTTATGGAACGACTCATGCAGACTACTTTTATGGTCCGATTCCCTGCGCTCGCTCTTTAACATTAGAAGAAGTCAATGGTGCTTATGAAAAAGAAACGGGTACTGTAATTCTAGAAGAATTTAGTAAACGTGAACTTGACCCGATGGCTGTACCAGGGATTGTGGTGCGCAATCACGGTCCATTTACTTGGGGAAAAACTCCTGAACAAGCAGTTTATCATTCCGTTGTTTTAGAAGAAGTTGCTAAAATGAATCGTTTCACCGAACAGATTAATCCACATGTGGAAGCAGCGCCAAAATACATCATGGACAAGCATTATTTGCGTAAACACGGCCCTAATGCTTACTATGGTCAAAAAGGTGATGAGCACTGA
- a CDS encoding LPXTG cell wall anchor domain-containing protein (The YSIRK form of extended signal peptide directs nascent proteins to the cross-wall site, while signal peptides lacking YSIRK direct proteins instead to the cell pole. A large fraction of YSIRK proteins are surface proteins anchored by sortase-mediated processing of a C-terminal LPXTG motif.): MKENKRMKYYLRKSAYGLAAVSVAVLAGGSVVSANEVSEPSPVVAEMKEKPEVPSEGVTTKEKDKKEDKKTQLETAKKDALEELEALGASSLIKKIAGSAKTVEGLKEFMEQTLPGLKEVHKDKLEEELKREVAEEHPEILENEEEGKVENTEDENSESESVQPENPETEVESTNSDTENSGETTEPHTEEMVESLTKDKTETVDNEKEQEKAKQNEVAQETARPQETKRIAESAAPQAMPRSDKASHYTTTLPVTGEDNSPILTAIAMSVIAASGMVAYGTKRKKQ; the protein is encoded by the coding sequence ATGAAAGAAAATAAGCGTATGAAATACTACCTCAGAAAATCTGCCTACGGTTTGGCAGCTGTTTCTGTGGCTGTCTTAGCAGGGGGAAGCGTTGTATCAGCGAATGAAGTAAGTGAGCCATCACCAGTAGTGGCGGAAATGAAAGAGAAACCTGAAGTGCCTTCTGAGGGAGTAACAACTAAGGAAAAAGATAAAAAAGAAGATAAAAAGACCCAATTAGAAACTGCTAAAAAGGACGCTTTAGAGGAGTTAGAAGCATTAGGAGCTAGTAGTTTAATTAAAAAAATAGCAGGCTCTGCAAAAACAGTGGAGGGCTTGAAAGAGTTTATGGAACAAACTCTACCAGGGTTAAAAGAAGTCCACAAAGATAAGTTAGAAGAAGAACTTAAACGTGAAGTAGCCGAAGAACATCCTGAAATTCTTGAAAATGAGGAAGAAGGAAAGGTTGAAAATACGGAAGATGAGAATTCGGAAAGTGAAAGTGTTCAACCAGAAAACCCAGAAACAGAAGTAGAGTCAACTAATTCAGATACAGAAAACTCAGGAGAAACAACTGAGCCACATACAGAAGAAATGGTTGAATCACTTACAAAAGATAAAACCGAAACAGTTGATAACGAAAAAGAACAAGAAAAAGCAAAACAAAATGAGGTAGCTCAAGAAACAGCTCGTCCACAAGAAACAAAGAGAATTGCGGAAAGTGCGGCACCACAAGCAATGCCACGATCAGATAAAGCATCTCATTACACAACAACTTTACCTGTAACTGGTGAAGATAACAGCCCAATCTTAACAGCAATTGCTATGTCTGTTATAGCGGCTTCAGGTATGGTAGCATACGGTACAAAACGTAAAAAACAATAA
- the leuS gene encoding leucine--tRNA ligase: MTFYNHKEIDPKWQAYWAKNHTFKTGTDASKPKFYALDMFPYPSGAGLHVGHPEGYTATDILSRFKRAQGYNVLHPMGWDAFGLPAEQYAMDTGNDPAEFTAENIANFKRQINALGFSYDWDREINTTDPNYYKWTQWIFTKLYEKGLAYEAEVPVNWVEELGTAIANEEVLPDGTSERGGYPVVRKPMRQWMLKITAYAERLLEDLEEVDWPESIKDMQRNWIGKSVGANVTFAVKDSSESFTVFTTRPDTLFGATYAVLAPEHALVDAITSTEQAEAVAEYKRQASLKSDLARTDLAKEKTGVWTGSYAINPVNGQAMPIWIADYVLASYGTGAIMAVPAHDERDWEFAKQFDLDIIPVLEGGNVEEAAYTEDGLHINSDFLNGLNKEDAIAKMVAWLEEQQVGNEKVTYRLRDWLFSRQRYWGEPIPIIHWEDGTSTAVPEDQLPLILPVTGDIRPSGTGESPLANLTDWLEVVREDGVKGRRETNTMPQWAGSSWYYLRYIDPHNDQALADPELLKQWLPVDIYVGGAEHAVLHLLYARFWHKVLYDLGIVPTKEPFQKLFNQGMILGTSYRDHRGALVATDKVEKRDGSYFHMETGEELEQAPAKMSKSLKNVVNPDDVVEEYGADTLRVYEMFMGPLDASIAWSEEGLEGSRKFLDRVYRLITTKAIIAENNGALDKVYHETVKAVTEQIEAMKFNTAIAQLMIFINAANKEENLFIDYAKGFIQLIAPFAPHLGEELWQKVTGIEESVTHVAWPIWDESKLIENEVEIVVQIKGKVKAKLLVAKDLPKAQLEAIALANEKVQVEIAGKEVLKVIVVPNKLVNIVVK, translated from the coding sequence ATGACATTTTATAATCACAAAGAAATAGATCCTAAATGGCAGGCTTACTGGGCTAAAAATCATACCTTTAAAACGGGAACGGATGCTTCAAAACCTAAATTTTATGCTTTAGATATGTTTCCTTACCCTTCTGGTGCGGGCTTACATGTTGGTCACCCTGAGGGCTATACAGCTACTGATATTTTAAGCCGTTTTAAACGCGCTCAAGGCTATAATGTTCTTCATCCAATGGGATGGGACGCTTTTGGATTACCGGCTGAACAATATGCTATGGACACTGGAAATGATCCAGCTGAATTTACAGCAGAAAACATTGCCAATTTCAAGCGCCAAATTAATGCTCTGGGTTTCTCCTATGACTGGGACCGAGAAATTAATACAACAGATCCCAACTATTATAAGTGGACACAATGGATTTTTACGAAACTCTATGAAAAAGGCTTGGCTTATGAAGCCGAAGTACCTGTCAACTGGGTTGAAGAGCTTGGAACGGCAATTGCTAATGAGGAAGTACTGCCTGATGGAACTTCAGAACGTGGTGGTTATCCAGTTGTCCGTAAACCAATGCGTCAGTGGATGCTTAAAATCACAGCCTATGCGGAACGACTTCTCGAAGACCTTGAAGAAGTAGATTGGCCAGAGTCCATCAAAGACATGCAAAGGAATTGGATTGGCAAATCAGTAGGGGCTAATGTCACATTTGCAGTTAAGGATTCTAGCGAAAGTTTCACTGTTTTCACCACTCGTCCTGACACCTTGTTTGGGGCTACCTATGCAGTCCTGGCTCCAGAGCATGCGCTTGTTGATGCTATTACGAGTACAGAACAAGCTGAAGCGGTGGCTGAATATAAACGTCAGGCAAGCCTTAAATCAGATTTAGCGCGTACAGACTTAGCCAAAGAAAAAACGGGTGTTTGGACTGGTAGCTATGCCATTAACCCAGTAAATGGACAAGCAATGCCGATTTGGATTGCTGACTATGTTTTAGCAAGCTATGGAACAGGTGCTATTATGGCAGTGCCTGCTCATGATGAACGTGATTGGGAATTTGCGAAGCAATTTGATCTTGACATTATTCCTGTTTTAGAAGGGGGTAATGTTGAGGAAGCAGCCTACACAGAAGATGGACTTCATATTAATTCTGACTTCCTAAACGGTCTCAACAAAGAAGATGCCATCGCTAAAATGGTTGCTTGGTTGGAAGAACAGCAAGTTGGCAATGAGAAAGTGACTTATCGCTTACGTGATTGGCTCTTTTCTCGTCAACGCTATTGGGGGGAACCAATTCCGATTATACATTGGGAGGATGGAACTTCAACAGCTGTGCCAGAAGATCAACTACCGTTGATTCTTCCTGTAACGGGTGATATTCGTCCTTCAGGCACTGGTGAGTCGCCTTTGGCCAATCTTACGGATTGGTTAGAAGTGGTTCGTGAAGATGGTGTTAAAGGTCGTCGCGAAACTAATACGATGCCACAATGGGCCGGGTCTAGTTGGTATTATTTACGTTATATTGACCCTCATAATGATCAGGCTTTGGCAGACCCCGAATTATTAAAACAATGGTTGCCAGTTGATATTTACGTGGGTGGTGCAGAACATGCCGTTCTTCACTTGCTCTATGCACGGTTCTGGCATAAAGTCCTCTACGATTTAGGGATTGTACCGACTAAGGAACCATTCCAAAAGCTCTTTAACCAAGGAATGATTTTGGGAACAAGCTATCGTGATCACCGCGGGGCACTTGTAGCAACAGATAAGGTTGAAAAACGTGATGGTTCTTATTTCCACATGGAAACTGGCGAAGAATTAGAACAAGCACCAGCTAAAATGTCGAAGTCTCTTAAGAATGTTGTTAATCCTGATGATGTGGTAGAAGAGTACGGTGCGGATACTCTGCGTGTTTATGAAATGTTCATGGGTCCCCTTGATGCTTCTATCGCTTGGTCTGAGGAAGGTCTTGAGGGAAGTCGTAAGTTCTTGGATCGTGTTTACCGACTCATTACGACTAAAGCTATAATTGCTGAGAATAATGGAGCTTTGGACAAGGTTTATCACGAAACGGTTAAAGCTGTTACTGAACAAATTGAAGCCATGAAATTTAATACAGCTATCGCTCAATTGATGATTTTCATTAATGCAGCTAATAAAGAAGAAAACCTCTTTATTGACTATGCCAAAGGCTTTATCCAATTAATTGCTCCATTTGCACCTCACTTAGGGGAAGAATTATGGCAGAAAGTAACTGGCATAGAAGAATCAGTAACCCATGTCGCTTGGCCGATTTGGGATGAGAGTAAGCTCATCGAGAATGAAGTTGAAATTGTTGTACAAATCAAAGGCAAAGTTAAAGCGAAGCTTTTAGTAGCCAAAGATTTACCAAAAGCTCAATTAGAAGCTATCGCTTTGGCTAACGAAAAAGTTCAAGTTGAAATTGCAGGTAAAGAAGTGCTGAAGGTCATAGTTGTGCCTAATAAATTGGTTAATATTGTCGTGAAATAA